TGGTCAGGCAAAAACGATGCAGCTTTACGGATTTCCACTTATTGACATTAATCCGCAGTTAATGTCTGAATGGGAGAGGGGAGCAAAAAGGGTGATAGATGTTGTTGTTTCATTTATCATTTTACTGTTGGCTTCCCCGATAATTCTCGCAGCGGCGGTTGCGATTAAAATTGACAGCAAAGGACCCGTTATCTATAAACAGGAAAGAAGCGGGTTGAATGGAAAAGTTTTCAAGGTTTACAAGTTCCGTTCGATGTATCAGGATGCTGAAAAGAGGACGGGACCCGTCTGGTCGCAAAAAGATGATCCCAGAATTACCCGTGTGGGGAAATTCATAAGGCGGGTTAGAATAGATGAGCTGCCACAGATATGGAATGTTTTTAAGGGGGAAATGAGCCTTGTTGGTCCCCGTCCCGAAAGACCGTTTTTTGTTGAACAACTGGCAAAAGAGATACCTTATTATAAAAGGCGACTGAGGGTGAGACCCGGAATTACAGGGTGGGCTCAGGTAAAACATAAATATGATGAAAATATTGAAGATGTGAAGACAAAGCTTCAGTTCGATCTTTTTTACATTGAGAACATGTCGCTAAAAACAGATATTAAAATATTGTTCCGGACAGTTTTTGTAGTACTGTTCGGAAAAGGACATTACGATTAATCCCGAAACATGGAAAGTGGTATGGATAAAAAAACATTAATAATAGTGCCTACCTACAATGAGATGGATAATATCCAAAAACTCATTCCCGTGCTGTTTGAGCTTGGAATAGAGGGTCTGGATGTTCTTGTGGTCGATGATAATTCACCGGATGGTACGGGTGACTATGTGGAGAAACTGTCCCAAAAGGATGAACGGATACACATCCTCCGACGACCGGGTAAAATGGGCTTGGGTACCGCTTATTGCGACGGTTTCAAATATGCAATCAATAACGGTTATGATTTCGTTTTTGAAATGGATGCCGATTTCTCTCATGATCCGAAGGTTGTTCCAAAGTTTCTGGAAAAAATTGCTGATGCCGATCTCGTGATCGGAAGCAGATATCTTACCGGTGTGAATGTGATCAACTGGCCAATGAAAAGGCTGTTGTTGAGCTACTTTGCGAATTTTTATACTAGAGTTATAACAGGTCTGCCGATAAAAGATGCCACGGGTGGTTATAAGTGTTTTCGGGTTGAAGTACTTAAATCAATCAACCTTGACAACATAAAATCGAATGGATATGCCTTCCAGATAGAGATGAATTTCAAAGCGTGGAAAAAAGGTTTCCGGCTGGCTGAAATACCAATTATTTTCTTCGACCGTTTTCAGGGAACATCAAAAATGTCGAACAAGATAGTTAAGGAAGCAGTTTTCATGGTCTGGAAACTCAGACTTGGAAGTATTTTTGGCTCGTTGTAGGGCACGGTAGCTGTGATCGATCTGTCGATAATAATTGTTAACTACAATGTAAAGGAGTTCATTCAGAATCTCCTGGAATCGATCAAAAGTGCTTCAAGGAATATAAGCACTGAAGTGATTGTAGTTGATAATGCATCTGATGACGGAAGTATCGAATTAATCAGGCAGAAGTATCCCGAAGTTACTTTGATAGAGAACAGCAGGAATCTCGGGTTTAGCAAAGCCAATAACCTCGGACTTAAAATTGCAAAAGGGAAATTCCTTCTTCTGTTGAATCCTGACACTTTGGTCAAGGAAGATACATTCGAAAAGATGATATCATTTTTTGAAGCAACTCCCGACGCCGGTATGGCGGGTTGTAAACTGCTCAACACCGATGGCACACTTCAACTTGCATGCAGACGCGGTTTCCCCGGTCCGTGGGCATCGTTCACAAAAGTGACCGGACTTTCTACTTTATTCCCCCGCAGCCCTCTTTTTGCCCGATACAATCTGACATATCTCGATGAGAACGAGACCTACGCGGTCGATGCCATTTCGGGTGCATTTATGATGATCAGGAGGGAAGTATATGAAAAAATTGGCGGACTCGACGAAACATTTTTTATGTATGGTGAGGATCTCGATCTTTGTTACAGGGTGAACAAAGCCGGTTACAAAGTTTATTATGTTCATACTACCGAAATCATCCATTATAAAGGTGAGAGCACCAAAAGAAGCAATCTGAACGAGGTGAAGGTCTTCTATGAGGCTATGCACATTTTCGTAAAGAAATATTATGCAGGATCATTTTTTCTGCTTCTTTTCCTTCGTACTGCAATACTTGCAAGGGAGATGCTTGCATTTTTGGGGAAGAAAAAACTGGTTTTCGTTTCCGTTTTGATGGATTTGCTGTTTTACAATCTCACTATGTTCCTGGCTGTAAAGATTTATACAAATTACCGGGACTGGGAGTCTGGTATCCCCTCCTATGGAATACCTGTAATTTATTCGATACCGGTTCTGGTGCATATTCTCACTTCGGCCGTGCTCTCGGTTTACAAAAAAGACCGCCTGTCGGTGTTACGGACTCTTGGAGCGGTGATAGCAGGGTTCTTTGTTATCACCTCACTCACTTTTTTCTTCAAGGATTATGCTTTTTCAAGAGGTGTAGTGCTTATTCTCTACTTTACACTTCCTTTTACCCTCGGCGGGTGGAGAATTTTTGCCAAATTGTGGTTTAAAGCCGGGGCATCAGGTGATATTTCTCTGAGGAAAAGGGCAGTTGTGGTCGGGACAGGTGAAGAAGCCATCAAACTCGCAAAAAAACTGCAGAAGAAGAAGGGTGAATATTCGCGTATTGCGGGGCTGATCGGGACAAAAAGGCTGCAAATCGGAGAGAGAATAGAAGGTTTTGAGGTAATCGGGAGTCTGGACAATATTATCAGGGTTATCAGGGAAAAGGGGATTGAAGAGGTCATTTTTACCACAGGGGAATTGAGTTACAATGCAATAATAGGAATTGTTGCTGCATGCCGAAAGGAAAATGTCGAGTTTCAAATCACCGGTGGTGAGAGTGATTTTATGGTGAGCAAATCTGAAGTTTCAATTTTGAACGAGATTCAACTTTTTGAGGTGAATTACAACATCGGGTTCCCTCTGCATAAAATAATAAAGAAATCCTTTGATATTCTCTTCTCACTTTTTATCTTATTTTTCCTTTTTCCATTTCTTTTTGTCGTAAAAATGATTTCCGGGAGAGAAAGCCGGTTTTATACTTTCATAAAAGGGATGTGGAGGGTGTTGAAAGGTGAATGCAGTATTGTCGGACCGAAAGAAGAAGCCCCCAAAGGTGAACCCTGGCTTGGGAAAAAGGGATTGACCGGATTCTGGTATACAGACATGGATGAAGATGAAGATTCTGCCAAATCGGATATTTTTTATGCAAAAAATCAAAATATCTGGCTTGATTTGGAAATAATAGGCAAGACTTTTAATAAACTAATGAACGAACAGTAACATGGCAAAGACAATTTTAGACTTTGAAAAACCGATAATTGAACTCGAAGAACGACTCGTCGAGATGAAAAAAGCTTCAGACGGTCTCCAGATAGATGGGGAAATAGCGAAGATCGAGGACAAGGTAAAGCAACTGAAAGAGAACATCTACCACAGTCTTACCCGTTGGCAGAAGGTTCAACTTGCCAGACACCCTGACAGACCATACACTCTTGACTACATCTACAACATGACCAGCAACTTCATGGAACTTCATGGTGACCGTACATTTGGTGATGACAAGGCCGTGGTTGGCGGATTCGCCATGATAGGTAATTTCAAGGTCATGATAATAGGTCAGCAAAAGGGAAGAGACACCAAAAGTAATCTTTACCGCAATTTTGGCATGCCGAATCCTGAAGGATACAGAAAAGCCCTTCGCCTGATGAAACTTGCAGAGAAATTTAACCTGCCGGTTGTTACACTTCTTGACACTCCGGGAGCATTTCCGGGTCTCGAAGCAGAAGAAAGAGGTCAGGCGGAAGCTATTGCCAGAAACCTTCTGGAGATGGCAAGACTGAAAGTGCCGATTGTTGTAGTCATCATTGGTGAAGGAGCAAGCGGAGGCGCACTTGGTATGGGAGTTGGTGACAGAATCCTTATGCTGGAAAATGCGTGGTATTCAGTGATCAGTCCCGAGTCATGTTCAAGCATCCTTTGGAGGAGCTGGGACTACAAGGAACAGGCAGCAGAGGCACTGAAGCTTACCGCACAGGATCTTCTTCCGCTGAAAGTAATTGACCGAATCGTTCCCGAGCCGCTTGGTGGTGCTCACAAAGATCATCAGGAGATGGCGGAAATCCTTAAAGGGGTCATTACTGAAGAACTCGCAAATCTGGTTAAGATAAAACCTGATAAACTGGTTGAAAACAGAATTGAAAAATTCGCCGGAATTGGCTCTTTTCAGGAATAGCGGATGGTGAAGTTCGTAACGACTGTAAGAATCAGGTATGCTGATACCGATCAGATGAAATTTGTCTATAACGGCAAATATCTTGAATTTTTTGAAGTTGGCAGAACAGAATTGATTCGTGACATGGGAATGTCATACAAGAAGATGGAAGAGGCGGGCTTTATGCTTCCGCTTTACGACACATATATCAGGTTTCACTCGCCTGCATATTACGATGAGATAATTGAAATTGAGTCGTCAATGAGCAGCAAACCGTTGGCAAAATTGAAAATTGATTATACAATAAGAGTGGGTGAGAGGCTTATTGCCACGGGTTACACCCAGCATGCGTTTGTAAGTGTGGCTACCGGAAAACCCGTAAGGTCACCGGAACTGTTTAATAAACTGATCGACAAATATTTTAAGGACTGATATCTGAAACAGATTGACAGGATAATTGAGTCCGCTCTCGAAGAAGATATAAAGAGCGGCGACATTACCACAGAAGCAATTATTAAAGAAAACCGTCCTGCCACGGGAATATTCCGGGCGAAGGAAGACGGAGTGCTTGCAGGAGTAGCAGTTGCCCGTCAGGTTTTCGAGCTCGTAGATGAAACTGTTGAGTTCAATGTCTTTTTTGATGATGGATCCGTGATTAAAAAAGGTGACATACTGATTGAGGTTGAGGGAAACGCAGCCTCGATACTTGTGGCAGAGCGGACTTCACTGAACTTTCTTCAAAGAATGTCAGGAATTGCAACACTTTCAGCCCGCTATGCAAGAGCTGTGGAAGGAACCAGTGTCAGGATTCTCGATACGAGAAAAACAGCTCCCGGTTTGCGACTTACCGACAAGCTTGCTGTGAAAACAGGCGGATGCCTCAATCACCGGACAGGGCTTTATGACATGTATCTGATAAAAGACAATCACATTGAGGCTGCCGGATCGATTTCCGAGGCTGTAAGAGCAGTAAAGGAGCATCAGACTGAAAACGAGACTTCATACAAAATCGAAGTTGAAGTAAAAAATCTTGAAGAACTTAAAGAGGCTCTCGAAAGTAGTGTGGATGTTATTATGCTCGATAATTTCGCCGTGGAAGAGATCAGAAAAGCGGTGGAAATAACAAACAACACCTGTCTGCTCGAAGCATCGGGAGGGATAACCCTTGAAAATGTAAGGGAAATTGCAGAGACCGGCGTCGACTACATTTCAATAGGGGCACTCACCCACAGCGTCAAAGCACTCGATATTTCGCTCGATCTGAAGCTCAAACCCAAAGAATGATTGACAAATTAAAGCAACTTTCCAAGGAAACGGTTATCTATGGAATCTCAACCGTAGTTGGCCGCTTCCTTAATTTTGTTTTAGTCCCTTTCTACAGTAATATCTTTAATCCCGATGACATGGGAGTGGTGGCTAACCTCTACTCCTATATGGCGATATTTAATATCGTGTTTATATACGGAATGGACTCAGCTTATCTTAAGATGGGTTCAATGAAGGAAAACCGGGGATCACCAAAAGTATTCACAACTTCATATTTAACGATTCTAACATCGACAGCGGTTTTTTCAGTTATTCTTTTCCTTTTGAAACCATATTTGGGGATTTCGATCAGCATTGATGCTGCCGTATCGGGGAAATATGAACACCTGATATCTTATGCCATAAATATCCTGGCACTTGATGCACTGACCGTACTTCCTTTTATTTATCTCAGGCTGGAAAACAAAGCCCTTTTATTCTCCAAAATACGGGTGATAAATATCCTGATAAACATCGGGTTGAATTTTATTCTGATTCTCGGCTTCAAGATGGGGGTGGAAGCAGTACTCATTTCAAATCTCGTGGCATCAATCTATTCATTTTTGGCGCTAATTCCTTATGTTCATGCGAATTTATCAACCGAATATGATTTTTCACTCCTGAAACGGATACTAAAATTCGGACTTCCTTTTCTCCCGGCGGGATTCGCAGCCATGATGATGCAGGTGATTGATAAACCAATTGTGGAGAGGCTTACCGATCTAAAAACTCTCGGCATCTACAATGCGAACTATAAACTCGGCATTTTCATGATGCTTTTTGTAAGCATGTTCCAGTTTGCATGGCAGCCTTTTTTCCTGAAGCACGCTTCGGATGACAATGCGAAGCAACTCTTTTCAAAAGTTTTCACATACTTTACCATCGCAGGAAGTGTAATTGTGGTGATTCTCTCTCTGTTTATTGAGAATATCACAGAACTGGGGTATGGCAGGGTTCACTTTTTGGGGGAGGCATTCTGGTCGGGCAGAAATATCATTCCGGTCATTCTTCTGGGATATCTCTTTTACGGGTTTTATGTTAACTTCAATGCTTCTTTTTATATCAAAGAGAAGAGCATTCCGATTCCTGTCCTGCTGGGAGCCGGGGCTGTAGTAAACATTGTGCTAAACTTCCTTCTTATACCTGTTTTTGGTATGATGGGGGCTGCGCTTGCCACACTCGGATGTTATGTCGTGATAGCAGTTGCATTCTTCTACTATGGCAGAAAGCTTTTTGAAATTGATTATGAGTTCAGAAAAATATTTACAATCCTGATTTTGATTACAGGAGTATTTGCAGTTTATTATTTGTTTATTTCAGGGCAGTCTGTTTCAGTATTTATAAAACTCGGATTGAGTCTGGGTTATCTTGCTCTCCTCGTTGTGACGGGAGTAATGAGCCCGAGAGAATTAAAAATAATCGGCGACTTGATTCAGGGTCTGCCAAAGAAATTTAAGAGGAATTAATATGAACGAAAATTTATTGCTTAAATTCAAGAGAATAAACGATTTGATGTCGGATATCCCGCTTCCGGAGTATCAGACAGATGGTGCTGCGGGAATGGATATCAGAGCGGGAATTGAAGAGAGCGTTGTGATTCCAAAAAGTGGATTTGCAGCAATTCCCACTAATCTGCAGGTGGAGATTCCGGCAGGTTATGAGATTCAGGTAAGACCAAGAAGTGGCCTCGCTTTTAAAAACGGCATCGGGGTATTAAATGCTCCCGGAACCATTGATGAAGACTATCGCGGCGAAATTAAAGTAATCCTCTTCAATTTCGGTCAGGAAGACTTTGAAATAAAGCGTGGTGACAGAATAGCCCAGCTAATACTCGGAAGGGTTTACCGCGCAAAAATCGAAGAAACAAAAATTATAAGTGAAACAGAAAGAGGCTCCGGCGGGTTTGGTTCCACCGGGAAGGGATAGGTATGGGTAAATTTGTACACTTACACAATCACACACACTACAGCTTGCAGGATGCTGCATGCACGGTAAAGAGCCTTGTGAAGGCTGCCGCCGGATTCGAGATGCATGCTGTCGCACTAACGGATCATGGCGTTATGTACGGCATTCCGGAGTTTTATAAAGCTGCCAAGG
The nucleotide sequence above comes from Ignavibacteria bacterium. Encoded proteins:
- a CDS encoding polyprenol monophosphomannose synthase, whose protein sequence is MDKKTLIIVPTYNEMDNIQKLIPVLFELGIEGLDVLVVDDNSPDGTGDYVEKLSQKDERIHILRRPGKMGLGTAYCDGFKYAINNGYDFVFEMDADFSHDPKVVPKFLEKIADADLVIGSRYLTGVNVINWPMKRLLLSYFANFYTRVITGLPIKDATGGYKCFRVEVLKSINLDNIKSNGYAFQIEMNFKAWKKGFRLAEIPIIFFDRFQGTSKMSNKIVKEAVFMVWKLRLGSIFGSL
- a CDS encoding acetyl-CoA carboxylase carboxyltransferase subunit alpha, producing MAKTILDFEKPIIELEERLVEMKKASDGLQIDGEIAKIEDKVKQLKENIYHSLTRWQKVQLARHPDRPYTLDYIYNMTSNFMELHGDRTFGDDKAVVGGFAMIGNFKVMIIGQQKGRDTKSNLYRNFGMPNPEGYRKALRLMKLAEKFNLPVVTLLDTPGAFPGLEAEERGQAEAIARNLLEMARLKVPIVVVIIGEGASGGALGMGVGDRILMLENAWYSVISPESCSSILWRSWDYKEQAAEALKLTAQDLLPLKVIDRIVPEPLGGAHKDHQEMAEILKGVITEELANLVKIKPDKLVENRIEKFAGIGSFQE
- a CDS encoding polysaccharide biosynthesis C-terminal domain-containing protein, yielding MIDKLKQLSKETVIYGISTVVGRFLNFVLVPFYSNIFNPDDMGVVANLYSYMAIFNIVFIYGMDSAYLKMGSMKENRGSPKVFTTSYLTILTSTAVFSVILFLLKPYLGISISIDAAVSGKYEHLISYAINILALDALTVLPFIYLRLENKALLFSKIRVINILINIGLNFILILGFKMGVEAVLISNLVASIYSFLALIPYVHANLSTEYDFSLLKRILKFGLPFLPAGFAAMMMQVIDKPIVERLTDLKTLGIYNANYKLGIFMMLFVSMFQFAWQPFFLKHASDDNAKQLFSKVFTYFTIAGSVIVVILSLFIENITELGYGRVHFLGEAFWSGRNIIPVILLGYLFYGFYVNFNASFYIKEKSIPIPVLLGAGAVVNIVLNFLLIPVFGMMGAALATLGCYVVIAVAFFYYGRKLFEIDYEFRKIFTILILITGVFAVYYLFISGQSVSVFIKLGLSLGYLALLVVTGVMSPRELKIIGDLIQGLPKKFKRN
- a CDS encoding acyl-CoA thioesterase; the protein is MVKFVTTVRIRYADTDQMKFVYNGKYLEFFEVGRTELIRDMGMSYKKMEEAGFMLPLYDTYIRFHSPAYYDEIIEIESSMSSKPLAKLKIDYTIRVGERLIATGYTQHAFVSVATGKPVRSPELFNKLIDKYFKD
- a CDS encoding glycosyltransferase, with the protein product MIDLSIIIVNYNVKEFIQNLLESIKSASRNISTEVIVVDNASDDGSIELIRQKYPEVTLIENSRNLGFSKANNLGLKIAKGKFLLLLNPDTLVKEDTFEKMISFFEATPDAGMAGCKLLNTDGTLQLACRRGFPGPWASFTKVTGLSTLFPRSPLFARYNLTYLDENETYAVDAISGAFMMIRREVYEKIGGLDETFFMYGEDLDLCYRVNKAGYKVYYVHTTEIIHYKGESTKRSNLNEVKVFYEAMHIFVKKYYAGSFFLLLFLRTAILAREMLAFLGKKKLVFVSVLMDLLFYNLTMFLAVKIYTNYRDWESGIPSYGIPVIYSIPVLVHILTSAVLSVYKKDRLSVLRTLGAVIAGFFVITSLTFFFKDYAFSRGVVLILYFTLPFTLGGWRIFAKLWFKAGASGDISLRKRAVVVGTGEEAIKLAKKLQKKKGEYSRIAGLIGTKRLQIGERIEGFEVIGSLDNIIRVIREKGIEEVIFTTGELSYNAIIGIVAACRKENVEFQITGGESDFMVSKSEVSILNEIQLFEVNYNIGFPLHKIIKKSFDILFSLFILFFLFPFLFVVKMISGRESRFYTFIKGMWRVLKGECSIVGPKEEAPKGEPWLGKKGLTGFWYTDMDEDEDSAKSDIFYAKNQNIWLDLEIIGKTFNKLMNEQ
- the nadC gene encoding carboxylating nicotinate-nucleotide diphosphorylase, with protein sequence MKQIDRIIESALEEDIKSGDITTEAIIKENRPATGIFRAKEDGVLAGVAVARQVFELVDETVEFNVFFDDGSVIKKGDILIEVEGNAASILVAERTSLNFLQRMSGIATLSARYARAVEGTSVRILDTRKTAPGLRLTDKLAVKTGGCLNHRTGLYDMYLIKDNHIEAAGSISEAVRAVKEHQTENETSYKIEVEVKNLEELKEALESSVDVIMLDNFAVEEIRKAVEITNNTCLLEASGGITLENVREIAETGVDYISIGALTHSVKALDISLDLKLKPKE
- the dut gene encoding dUTP diphosphatase, producing the protein MNENLLLKFKRINDLMSDIPLPEYQTDGAAGMDIRAGIEESVVIPKSGFAAIPTNLQVEIPAGYEIQVRPRSGLAFKNGIGVLNAPGTIDEDYRGEIKVILFNFGQEDFEIKRGDRIAQLILGRVYRAKIEETKIISETERGSGGFGSTGKG